The Lolium rigidum isolate FL_2022 chromosome 2, APGP_CSIRO_Lrig_0.1, whole genome shotgun sequence genomic interval GACGCTCCGAAAAGAAAAAAACGATGCGggcaaaaggaagaaaaaaaaacacatcCCGTTAGATCCCTGGACGGAGCCGACCCGATTCCATGGACGGCAACGCGCCGTCTGCACGCAAAGGTCGTCCGGCCGCCTCCACCCATCCCCTGCTTCTCTCTCCGCCACGCCACCATCGAGATCCTCAAGCAGCTGCTCCTCTCCGATCCTCCTACCTCGATTCCCTCTCGGTAAGCCTTGATTCATCCCGAATCCCCTCTCAAATCGCGATTCCGTGCTGTTCGACGGTACTCATAGCGCATCGGATGCCCCGCGCGCGACCCCGTAGGATAGGACGGCTCCGGAAGGCGTGCGATTCAGCTGGTTTTGCGTTGTTGGGAATCTTCTGCGAGTAGCTTGATCAAGTAGTCGGCCTTGTAGTTAGGTCTGGTCTGTTTGGATTTCGGTCAAAGTTGAGGCCTCTCTAGGGGTCGTCGAACTGGAACTGCTTGTGGGGCAAGGGTGTTTGATCAAATTAGGCCCTAAATGATCGATCATATAAATTCCTGAAGAATTTGGGTCATAGTTGAGGTTTCTGCCTCTGGATTCGTGGTCTCGTGGTTGATGCTTCCATAATTAAGTTGATTGTTAATGCAATTTGCCTACACACATTTTATTTAGATCTGTTTTGTTCTTGTAGTGTTAGACCAAGTAGTTGAAACCTGCCGACCAAGCTAGAACTTTTATCAAACGCAACTGGCGTGCTATTCCTATCGGAGCTGCTGTGCGCTACTATTATGTGGTTCTGGAATGGTGAACTCCCTATAACTTCAGTGTCTCTTCTTAACCAGATTTGGTGCCAGCCAATGGTTTAGAGGGGTTATGCCACAGCAATTGATCTGAATTTGAAGATAAGCAGGACAGTATGGGTTCCTATCTAAGTGTTGCAAGCAGTACTGCTCGATCCGTGGATTCGGACAATCCAAGTGGATCAGTTTCCAATAAGAGGGCTAAGATAACCACGTATGACTGTGGGTCATATTCGAGGATAATTCCAGCTCTTCCTGATGAGCTTTCGTTTCAAATTTTAGCGAGGTTACCGCGAATTCATCATCTGAAGATGAAGATCGTTAGCCGAAACTGGAAGGCGGCAATCACCAGCTCTGAACTTGCCCAGGTGAGAAGAGAGCTTGGGTTAACTGAAGAATGGCTGTACATGCTGACCAAACTTGAGGCAAACAAGCTTGACTGCTATGCCCTCGATCCATCTTGCCAGAAGTGGCAAAGGTTGCCATCCATGCCTTCGTTCGTCAATGAGGAGGAATCTGGTGGCAGGACACGCTCTTCTGGGTTCCGGATGTGGAATGTTGTGGGCTCAAGTAGTAGGATTGCTGACTTCTTTAAGAGATGGTTTTGGCGCCGATATGGTTTGGACCAAATGCCATTTTGTGGGTGCTCTGTTGGAGTTGCTGATGGTTGCTTGTATGTCTTGGGGGGATTTTCCAAAGCTGTTGCCTTGAATTGCGTATGGAGATATGATCCTTTTCTCAATTTGTGGCAGGAAGTTAACCCGATGATGTCTGGTAGGGCTTTCTCCAAGGCATCATTGCTGGGGAGTAAGTTATATGTGGTTGGTGGAGTTAGTAGAGGTCGGAATGGCTTGCTTCCTCTACGATCGGGTGAAGTGCTTGATCCTAAAACTGGCCTATGGAGTGAGTTGCCGGAAATGCCTTTTGTGAAAGCACAGGTATTGCCCACGGCTTTCTTGGCTGATGTGCTGAAGCCTATTGCCACTGGAATGGCTTCCTATAAAGGGAAGCTATATGTTCCGCAGAGCCTGTACTCATGGCCATTCTTTTTCGATATTGGAGGTGAAATATATGACTCGGAACTAAACTCTTGGACAACGATGCCAGATGGTCTTGGTGACGGATGGCCGGCAAGACAAGCAGGCACAAAATTAGGTGTTGTGGTCAATGATGAGCTTTATACATTGGAGCCTTCCAGCTCCTTGGACAGTGGCCAGATAAAGAAGTATGATTCTGAAGAAGATGTCTGGAGAACCATTGTACCACAGGTTCCAGTTCATGATTTCACCGACGCAGAGTCTCCTTATTTACTGGCTGGCCTTCAAGGAAAGCTCCATGTTATTACAAAAGACGCAAACAATAATCTCCAGATTATGCAAGTTGCACTGCAGAATAACACGGAAAACAATGCATCAGAAGAAAATGCCTTATGGAACACGGTGGCTTCGAGGAATTTTGGGGCTGCCGAACTCATTAGCTGCCAGGTTCTCGATGTGTAAAATGGGAGCTGCTGCTGATACTTAAGAGACTTTTTTGTAAGAAATACTTAGTCATATCTACCCAATGTTGCACTGTACAAGCTGTCATAGCAACTTATGGGTCTACAATTTGACAAGGAGGAAGATATATAATTTTCACGTTTATAATTTCTTGTAAGTCGATTCAGGCGCTGAAACAGTGCCATATATTTTCAACATGATTACTGTATAGTGAGTGTACTTGCACAGTTGAAGGATTCAACTTGAAAATTTTGATTTATGGTTACCATCTACTGTTCTGTATCATAGCTAAATCTTTATCTTCTCGACATATACTTGTGATACACACTGTCCCTCTGATTGGTAACCCATGCATAATaagtatttttttatattttatcaGCTGTTCCGATCGTAGACTTTTGAGAAAGACGATGCTGAACGGCTCTCTTTTTTCCAATTCTGCTAACCAAAAGCAAGCCACTTTTGCAGACATCCTATCCACAActtaagggcatgagcaatggtgacatacacaactagctgctctatgtaaaaaagttgtcaCAAGCAACATGGTCAATTTTATATCTCCAAAAgaagctacaactttagttagaaaaaaaaagagaagggaccccacaaatatgacactatgtatctctttctctctccaaaaaacATGTTTTTAAGGCTTAAGATCCCATTTCCTGAAGAGGAGGCTGCCCCCTCATccaaacctactttggaccacccgaacctagttaaaggtgtgaggcagtagctctagggcagtgcattagggcatgagcaatggaggcagctgtccaactaggcttggataaaacttttgacatatgcatgccatgttatggtcccaCTAATATGTCTTTATCTTAAAAGCTGATtttgtttttctctttctctctcacatttccacCCAATtttcactttatggctgaagaggctgcctcctgatgaagaggctgcctccttatctgaacctaatttggaccacccgaaccaagaTAAAGCTGCGAGACAACACCCCTGAGGCTATGCATTGGACATGCCCTTAGGCATGCCCTAAGCATGTGATACACACATGACACATCATCTCATGACTTTGCTTTTGGCTGTGACTACCTAACGCTAACGGATGTCAACGTGTGATGGGATGTTCAGGAAAGGTCAATGAAGTAGGAAAAGCATGGTGTGCAGATACGGGTTTGTCCCATCTCTAGCGGACCCTAGAACAGCGCACGAACAGATTTCCTGATACNNNNNNNNNNNNNNNNNNNNNNNNNNNNNNNNNNNNNNNNNNNNNNNNNNNNNNNNNNNNNNNNNNNNNNNNNNNNNNNNNNNNNNNNNNNNNNNNNNNNTGTTTGATAggaaactctcccgtgttgatttctacttgttattgatgctattgagtgaaactattgaaccaaggtttatgttcggattgttattcatcatcatatcacctctgatcatgttccatatgatgtctcgtgagtagttcgtttagttcttgaggacatgggtgaagtctaaatgttagtagtgaattatgttggttagtattcaatgttatgatactccctccggtccgaaaTAAGTGTCTGATGGCACAGTCTAATTAAGTTTTACAATTAACCCCTTATAAACTAATGAAAAAAAGCACAACGCCCTCCCGATCGgcaattcaaatttcaaaaagagCTCCACCACCTAGCTCGCGATCTGATCGATCGCGCAGCTCGCGGATCGCTCGCCCAGCTCGCTCGCCTCCGGCCCTCCGCGCTCGCGATCTGATCGATCGCGCAGCTCGCGGATCGCCCAGCTCGCTCGTCTCCGCGCTCCATCCGGCCAGCTCCCGTGATCAGCGGCACCTTCGCGCAGCACCTCCGCGTAGCTCCCGTGATGTCTTCTTCCTCCCCGTGTAGCTGATCAGCTCGCTGTCCTGGCCGGAACAATCTGTTCCAGCCATGGCTGGAGGAGGTACCAGCTCCGGATCCCAGCCTGCGTCTCCTCCGGCCAGATCGCGAGCTCCTCCGCAGTTCATTCTCCCTCCTCCAGCcagttcctcctcctccggccagttCTTCGGGCTAGTTCCTCCAGAGTACTTCATGGCCCCTCCTCCGGCCAAGATTTTCTCCGCGGCTCCCGCCAGCTCCTCCATGCCAGCGCCTCCTCCACGCCAGCGCCTACTCCGACCAGCTCGTCCTCCACCAATGATGGAGGCAtcaagttcttcctcctccacctctggatCATCTTATTCCACCTCTGgatcatcatcttcctcctccgcctccggatCTTCTTCCACCTCCGgatcatcatcttcctcctccgcctccggatCTTCTTCCACCTCCGgatcatcatcttcctcctctgcctctggaTCTGCATCCTCCTCCAGATCAGCATCAGGTACTCCTGCACCACATCAGAGGACCATGTTTTAGTTGGTTAAACTAAAGTTAAtctaaaaactaaactaaacataCGCAGACCATGTTTTAATGTGCATAA includes:
- the LOC124692785 gene encoding F-box/kelch-repeat protein At1g22040-like, which translates into the protein MGSYLSVASSTARSVDSDNPSGSVSNKRAKITTYDCGSYSRIIPALPDELSFQILARLPRIHHLKMKIVSRNWKAAITSSELAQVRRELGLTEEWLYMLTKLEANKLDCYALDPSCQKWQRLPSMPSFVNEEESGGRTRSSGFRMWNVVGSSSRIADFFKRWFWRRYGLDQMPFCGCSVGVADGCLYVLGGFSKAVALNCVWRYDPFLNLWQEVNPMMSGRAFSKASLLGSKLYVVGGVSRGRNGLLPLRSGEVLDPKTGLWSELPEMPFVKAQVLPTAFLADVLKPIATGMASYKGKLYVPQSLYSWPFFFDIGGEIYDSELNSWTTMPDGLGDGWPARQAGTKLGVVVNDELYTLEPSSSLDSGQIKKYDSEEDVWRTIVPQVPVHDFTDAESPYLLAGLQGKLHVITKDANNNLQIMQVALQNNTENNASEENALWNTVASRNFGAAELISCQVLDV